The Drosophila yakuba strain Tai18E2 chromosome X, Prin_Dyak_Tai18E2_2.1, whole genome shotgun sequence DNA segment CGTGGGCGTTTGAAAATGGCGTGGGGGCGCCACCAACCATTTGTCAGCCGGTCAATCAGAAGTTGGCGACCCTCAGACTTATTGCATTACGCGGCGTTATTCCACAGCTGGTCCGCAAATTGATTGCACTTTAATGTTTCGCCTGCGAAATTAGCGCAAGTTTATGAATAACATGCTGCCTTATTCCATGGCatgtttttgcatttaatttcatgttaAATCCATTATATTAAAGTGCTTGTTTGAATATCTAACGCTTTTTTGAAATAGCAGTCTATTGCAGAGTTGCATGGGCCGCCGTGTTGCCAGCCAGCGGAAATGGAGATGCCAGATGTACAAAATTAAGTTTCCGATTTAAAATGTAACCGTCAACCGTTTAATTCAAACTATGCAATCTACAAAATAATGCCAACCCCACGCATAATTAGCTTTCCATTGTAGACGAACCCATAAAAAAGGTACAagaaatttgtatatatgtatatatttcatatgTATCATacaaaatttccattttaagaTTTAGCAACTAAATTGGGTTGagtttttgtttcgttttgaagtgcacaaattcaaaaaaaaaaatagattactaattaattaattaagaaatcgacgcaaataaataacaaaaaactaattcaatatatgcatatgctaGATATAGTGGAGTTGATTCCATTGCAAAATCGCCGTACGGAGAGATTTGATGTTTAATTtttgactttgtttttattacagattaattttttaaggTTTGCTTAGCGactaaattttgttttgcgtATTAAAATTGCTTGCttgagtgggtgtgtgtgtgtgtaagtttGTTTGTGGGTATGCGTGTCTATGTGGGCGTGTGAAGtcttgtgtgtatgtgtgtgtgtgtctccGTGTATTATCGTTCAtatcaatatgtatataaatatataaataaatttataggAATATgtgttgatttatttttatttttttcatgtttttttatGCTCTTATTTccccattttcttttttcagtttcttttcCGTGAAGCTTTACGAATcgaatatgtatatatataggtgTATATATGATGTGCTTGTATAACCATTACGTCCATCTTCATTTTTGCTGGCCTAGTTGCTGATATATTTGATAAAACGGAAGGACTCGCGACagaagttttgttttttgttgtctaCGCTAAAAGatttcttgttcttgtttgTTGATATTCTCATCGTATAAAACGTATAAAAAGCTAAATAggttgtttttaaaaaaaatctctCTCTATGTATACGTAGatctttatatataaatatataagttttgtttcttcatatttcattCACTCGTATCTCCTTGGGTCTTTTAACGTTTCCTTCCTTTCATTTTCTCGTTCATTTTGCAATTGTTTAGGATCTCAAATTCTTGTGCGACTCTTCTCGATCGATAATTAGGGTATCCCCGCTTGTTTgggaagtgtgtgtgtgattgtaATTGTGATACTGATGACGCCTGCAGCAACCCATTCGGGATGGTCGTGGTCACGCCCTAGAACTCCCACTGTGTGGCCGAATCGGTGCCATCATCCAGCAGCTTGAACGCCCCGTTCTTCGTAGCGCCCAGGTACTTGCCCTGCTGCgatctaaaaaaaatatagtatcAGCATTAGTAAGAACTCTTAATATGAAACCGCATTTAAATGACTGCAGCATTTGTGAAATGGGATCCAACCTTATGCAGATCCTGGTCGGCTCACGAAGCTCCAGGAAGAATCCATCGCTGGGCGCATCGGCATCTACCGAGATGCTTTCGCCCTCGATGCGCCAGTACTTGCCGCTGTGCGCCTTCAGATGCACCAGGCCCTTCTGGGCCCGCTCCACCAGGATGGTCTCGTAGGTGGCCTTATTGCACTCGAGCTTCAGATTGCCGGGCGTGCGATAGCCCACGAATCCCTGCTCGCACTTCAGTACCAGAATTGGTCTGTTAATTACCAAAAAGCAATACAATTAGCAATGATAAACACAAAATGGTGTTGCCAATTCCAATTACCTATTGATCAAGTAGAAATAGAACTTGGCTATCTCCTCGATTGACTCCGACGTGGCGAACAAATGGCCAGAGCGCTTGGTGGCCAAGAACTTGCCATTGTTGGCCCGGAACGAGAGCGAGCCGTCGCCGTGCCAGATTAGCTCGAAGAGAGCGTCGGCACAGCGACGATTTCCGGTGGCCTGGATGCCACCGCCCGCCGAGAGACACCAGTAGCGATCCTGGGTGGTGCGAAGGGCCCAACGATGCGCCGACCAGTCGTACTCCAGCTGGAATGTCTCGTTCTCGCCCACCTCGTCCTGGTTGGCCGTCACATCGACGCCCTGCTTCACGCTCACATATCGCAAATTGAGTCCGGCTATAAAGGAGGCCTGGGGCAGCGAATCCTCCAGCGAGAAGAGCTCATCCCGCGTCACCGACGACGAGCGCGACTTCAACACCGCCTTGGAGCCAATCGGCGACAAGTACTGACCCTGACGATCGCGCAGCGCCAGATGGCCACCATGATATTCGGCGCTGAACAGGCAATCCTCATTGCAAACCACTTGCAATTTTCCATTGGCGTTCAGATATCTGTGCGAAGTTAAGGAGTTAGATTAGTTCGATTCATTGTCAAGTCAAGAATTAAAATGATGGCAATCCAAAACACTCACTTGTTGTTGCACGTGTGCAGAGCATAGCGACCGCCCTCCTCGGCACGGAACTCCAGCGTAAAGAGCGTATCCTCGCCCCACGGAATATTGGCATCCACATGGATCTCGTCCTGCGACTCCG contains these protein-coding regions:
- the LOC6525369 gene encoding protein singed, with product MNGQGCELGHSNGDIISQNQQKGWWTIGLINGQHKYMTAETFGFKLNANGASLKKKQLWTLEPSNTGESIIYLRSHLNKYLSVDQFGNVLCESEERDAGSRFQISISEDGSGRWALKNESRGYFLGGTPDKLVCTAKTPGASEFWTVHLAARPQVNLRSIGRKRFAHLSESQDEIHVDANIPWGEDTLFTLEFRAEEGGRYALHTCNNKYLNANGKLQVVCNEDCLFSAEYHGGHLALRDRQGQYLSPIGSKAVLKSRSSSVTRDELFSLEDSLPQASFIAGLNLRYVSVKQGVDVTANQDEVGENETFQLEYDWSAHRWALRTTQDRYWCLSAGGGIQATGNRRCADALFELIWHGDGSLSFRANNGKFLATKRSGHLFATSESIEEIAKFYFYLINRPILVLKCEQGFVGYRTPGNLKLECNKATYETILVERAQKGLVHLKAHSGKYWRIEGESISVDADAPSDGFFLELREPTRICIRSQQGKYLGATKNGAFKLLDDGTDSATQWEF